CGACCCCGCCGTCCTGCTGGCCGAAATGCGCGGCTATGCGCTGGAAGCCAGTGAACTGGTACCCGACCCGGCGCTGGTGCGCGAGGCGCAGGAACACCTAGAGCGGCTGGTGGGGGTAGAAGTAGAGTAACGTTCAAAAGAAGACTCATAACTATCTGTAAAGCAATGCACGAAGTATCCCTCGTTCGCAGCATCATTCGCACCCTCGAAGACGAGTTCGGGGCGGCGGGCGTGGCGCGGGTGCGCGACGTGTATTTGCGCGTGGGGCTGCTCTCGAACGTGGAGCCGGCCCTGATGCAGAACGCCTTTTGGGCGGTGCAGGCGGCCGAGGGGCGCTACGACCACCTCACGCTGCA
Above is a genomic segment from Hymenobacter psoromatis containing:
- a CDS encoding hydrogenase expression protein → MHEVSLVRSIIRTLEDEFGAAGVARVRDVYLRVGLLSNVEPALMQNAFWAVQAAEGRYDHLTLHVEVLPILVVCELCGHQSTITNYRFACAACGRPTKNITQGTELLIHQVSFEEESQPVSPSRP